In Deinococcus maricopensis DSM 21211, one genomic interval encodes:
- a CDS encoding M36 family metallopeptidase gives MVKRIGLLALGAALLAACTQPAPSGVLGAQGAKVPSNAGGGQASVFLPNPVQVTGNQTLTDANDADAAVPASAYARVALSNLDGSGYLRGAYAVVRSETGDAAYSPTNTFTFTRHDDRFEQVMAYFWVTEAQKYLQSLGFGTGDLPPVNMRPQHVRINQWGQDNSFQTDTKDELRFGKGGVDDAEDGEVIVHEYGHAVHAAQVPGFGASPQAGAIGEAFGDYLAVSVGLAVAQQYGMPVRTSPACVGDWDSTSYSSAPHCLRRVDTNKTVADLVGEVHADGEVWSRALWDIRAALGAYRADRVIVNAQFAFAPDTTFVAAANATVTAAERLYGRASADLVRQAFRARGIAAQ, from the coding sequence ATGGTGAAGCGAATCGGGCTGCTCGCCCTCGGGGCGGCGCTGCTGGCCGCGTGCACTCAGCCTGCGCCGTCCGGGGTACTGGGCGCGCAGGGCGCGAAGGTCCCGTCGAATGCTGGGGGTGGGCAGGCGAGCGTGTTCCTGCCGAACCCGGTGCAGGTCACGGGCAATCAGACGCTGACGGACGCGAACGACGCGGACGCGGCGGTCCCGGCGAGCGCGTACGCGCGCGTGGCCCTGTCGAACCTGGACGGGAGCGGGTACCTGCGCGGGGCGTACGCGGTCGTGCGCAGCGAAACGGGCGACGCGGCGTACTCCCCGACGAACACGTTCACGTTCACGCGCCACGACGACCGCTTCGAGCAGGTGATGGCGTACTTCTGGGTGACGGAAGCGCAGAAGTACCTGCAGAGCCTCGGGTTCGGCACGGGTGACCTGCCGCCGGTGAACATGCGCCCGCAGCATGTCCGCATCAACCAGTGGGGGCAGGACAACAGCTTCCAGACGGACACGAAAGACGAGCTGCGGTTCGGGAAGGGCGGCGTGGACGACGCCGAGGACGGCGAGGTGATCGTGCACGAATACGGGCACGCCGTGCACGCCGCGCAGGTGCCGGGGTTCGGGGCGTCACCGCAGGCGGGCGCGATCGGGGAGGCGTTCGGCGATTACCTCGCCGTGAGCGTGGGCCTCGCGGTGGCGCAGCAGTACGGCATGCCCGTGCGCACCAGTCCGGCGTGCGTGGGCGACTGGGACTCCACGTCGTACAGCAGCGCCCCGCACTGCCTGCGGCGCGTCGACACGAATAAAACGGTCGCGGACCTCGTGGGAGAAGTGCACGCGGACGGCGAGGTGTGGTCGCGGGCCCTGTGGGACATCCGCGCGGCCCTCGGGGCGTACCGCGCGGACCGCGTGATCGTGAACGCGCAGTTCGCGTTCGCGCCGGACACGACGTTCGTGGCGGCAGCGAACGCGACGGTCACGGCGGCGGAACGCCTGTACGGCCGGGCGAGCGCGGACCTGGTCCGTCAGGCGTTCCGCGCCCGCGGCATCGCCGCGCAGTAA
- a CDS encoding lipase family alpha/beta hydrolase, protein MTARHLTTAALTAALLVACTQTPTPTTGTLSAQGTADTYAKRQANVPSTPPETTRATPTTDLTRTYPGGGLHTQAAPAGAIPIVLVHGMLGFGRTEAFGGAIKYWGGLNDIQEDLKAQGYPTYTASMGPISSNYDRAVELYFQIKGGCVDYGEARAQQFHHDRRDPRKCYPGLYPQWDAQHPINLVGHSMGGTTARYLVHLLENGAAAERARSGHAPLYDGGRVGWVRAVMTISTPNSGSPAADNLQVMIPMFKTLILSLAQSAGVAPDNMIYDFDLGQYGLARRSGESYPAYAERVFNSAIWTTQDQAAYDLSPDGTAALNRAVGLSPNVYYFSWNTRASTPGLLSGWEYPLPTQNPVMLPASYPFAWPLAPGLGNMSGTSPSGQIRYDKTWWANDGLVPVKSMAAPLNMGIPTLKYTGQTPARGAWYDLGTLDGWDHIDITGNITFRNVLPFYRNQAAFLATLN, encoded by the coding sequence ATGACCGCACGCCACCTCACCACCGCCGCCCTGACTGCCGCCCTGCTCGTCGCCTGCACCCAGACGCCCACCCCCACCACGGGGACCCTCAGCGCCCAGGGCACCGCCGACACGTACGCCAAGCGCCAGGCGAACGTCCCCAGCACCCCGCCCGAAACGACCCGCGCCACCCCCACCACCGACCTCACCCGCACGTACCCCGGGGGCGGCCTCCACACGCAGGCCGCCCCCGCCGGCGCCATCCCCATCGTCCTCGTCCACGGCATGCTCGGCTTCGGCCGCACCGAGGCGTTCGGCGGCGCCATCAAATACTGGGGCGGCCTCAACGACATCCAGGAGGACCTCAAAGCGCAGGGGTACCCCACCTACACCGCGTCTATGGGCCCCATCAGCAGCAACTACGACCGCGCCGTCGAACTCTACTTCCAGATCAAAGGCGGCTGCGTCGACTACGGCGAAGCGCGCGCGCAACAGTTCCATCACGACCGCCGCGACCCCCGGAAGTGCTACCCCGGCCTGTACCCGCAGTGGGACGCCCAGCACCCCATCAACCTCGTGGGGCACAGCATGGGCGGCACCACCGCCCGCTACCTCGTGCACCTCCTCGAGAACGGCGCCGCTGCCGAACGCGCCCGCAGCGGCCACGCGCCCCTCTACGACGGCGGGCGGGTCGGGTGGGTTCGCGCCGTCATGACCATCAGCACCCCCAACAGCGGCAGCCCCGCCGCCGACAACCTCCAGGTCATGATCCCCATGTTCAAGACGCTGATCCTCAGCCTCGCGCAATCCGCCGGGGTCGCGCCGGACAACATGATCTACGACTTCGACCTCGGGCAGTACGGCCTCGCGCGCCGCAGCGGCGAAAGCTACCCCGCGTACGCCGAGCGGGTGTTCAACTCCGCCATCTGGACCACGCAGGACCAGGCCGCGTACGACCTCAGTCCCGACGGCACCGCCGCCCTGAACCGCGCCGTCGGCCTCAGCCCGAACGTGTACTACTTCAGCTGGAACACCCGCGCCAGCACCCCCGGCCTCCTCAGCGGCTGGGAGTACCCGCTCCCGACGCAGAACCCCGTCATGCTCCCCGCCTCGTACCCGTTCGCGTGGCCGCTCGCGCCCGGCCTCGGCAACATGAGCGGCACCTCCCCTTCCGGCCAGATCCGCTACGACAAGACCTGGTGGGCGAATGACGGCCTCGTTCCCGTCAAGAGCATGGCCGCCCCCCTGAACATGGGCATCCCCACACTCAAGTACACCGGCCAGACGCCCGCGCGCGGTGCGTGGTACGACCTCGGCACGCTCGACGGCTGGGACCACATCGACATCACTGGTAACATCACCTTCCGGAACGTCCTGCCGTTCTACCGCAACCAGGCGGCGTTCCTCGCCACCCTGAACTAA